From Eriocheir sinensis breed Jianghai 21 chromosome 37, ASM2467909v1, whole genome shotgun sequence, one genomic window encodes:
- the LOC127008132 gene encoding uncharacterized protein LOC127008132 yields the protein MMTMMSSRCPDDDNRTPYKPPAPPPPRPRRPTPASSLASLAAVVVVVVAGLAGPVEAGLMDFSAPEVIQYGTCAQPKDQQPFDFRQFNGLWYQVEMVPNSYMEPKQCITLHFDWNGEAYNVTTVGLNEYNEVVYQDAIITREQPKDLASRPYLKIRAAGVPPVPYHVVKTDYHNFACVYSCFELFALMFEAFSVLSRHAVLDEATQQACHQAFAALDVDVTRLQPVRQDGLCLLEGLEGSGEAPHWDEDEEHEDGNALAALTSEEVNPNASSASNRRSDPTVQEEEVEEGETLMEEEEEEVQEGEEDAGGAEAEETEGKLASETSSFTKLKLATLRNQTDGVIQERPNGTSGVSDLEGKKPRKGHRRKKMKGVRRRKKGEGKEEEKTPPTTSRNEDFYLDEIHLDSLYYPMPEEERGGGGGGGDERDRASLSTHDHDGAGGVAASSPLLLLALLTLALCARVPPAP from the exons atgatgacgatgatgagttCCCGGTGTCCAGATGACGACAACCGGACACCTTACAAGCCCCCAGCCCCacctccgccccgcccccgccgccccacGCCCGCCTCCAGCCTGGCGTCcctagcggcggtggtggtggtggtggtagcggggcTGGCGGGGCCCGTGGAAGCCGGCCTGATGGACTTCTCGGCGCCGGAAGTGATCCAGTACGGCACATGCGCCCAACCCAAAGACCAGCAGCCCTTTGACTTCCGCCAG TTCAACGGTCTATGGTACCAGGTAGAGATGGTGCCCAACAGCTATATGGAGCCCAAACAGTGCATCACCTTACACTTCGACTGGAACG GCGAGGCGTACAACGTGACGACGGTGGGACTGAATGAGTACAACGAGGTGGTGTATCAGGACGCCATCATCACGAGGGAGCAGCCTAAGGATCTCGCCTCACGCCCTTACCTGAAGATTAGAGCGGCCGGAG TCCCCCCGGTGCCCTACCACGTGGTCAAGACGGACTACCACAACTTCGCCTGCGTCTACTCCTGCTTCGAACTCTTCGCTCTCATGTTCGAGGCGTTCTCCGTGCTGAGCCGCCACGCCGTGCTGGACGAGGCGACCCAGCAAGCCTGCCACCAAGCCTTCGCCGCCCTGGACGTCGACGTGACCAGACTCCAGCCCGTGCGCCAGGACGGACTGTGTCTTCTGGAGGGGCTGGAAGGCTCAG GGGAGGCACCGCActgggacgaggacgaggagcacGAGGACGGGAATGCATTAGCGGCGTTGACAAGCGAGGAAGTGAACCCAAATGCTTCCTCTGCCTCAAACCGACGCTCAGACCCAactgtgcaggaggaggaagtggaggagggagaaacgctgatggaggaggaagaggaggaggtacaagagGGCGAGGAGGATGCAGGAGGGGCCGAGGCCGAAGAAACAGAGGGTAAATTAGCCAGCGAAACATCCTCCTTCACGAAGCTTAAACTTGCAACCTTGAGAAACCAGACAGACGGAGTAATACAAGAACGGCCGAACGGAACCTCAGGAGTAAGCGACCTTGAGGGTAAGAAGCCGAGGAAGGGtcacaggaggaaaaagatgaaaggggtgcggaggaggaaaaaaggagaagggaaagaagaggaaaagacccCTCCAACAACATCACGTAACGAGGATTTCTACCTGGACGAGATTCACCTGGACTCCCTCTACTACCCCATgccggaggaagaaagaggaggaggagggggaggaggagatgaacgag ATCGGGCGTCGCTCTCCACCCACGACCACGACGGTGCAGGGGGTGTCGCAGCCTCCTCCCCCCTGCTACTCCTCGCCCTGCTCACTCTCGCCCTCTGTGCCCGTGTGCCGCCCGCGCCCTAG